From the Deinococcus radiophilus genome, one window contains:
- the ftsY gene encoding signal recognition particle-docking protein FtsY: MTGEGTNWMTRLRGGLQKTRIQLSTNAGLLGRDLRGYGRNADLLDDLEAALLAADVGGPATADILSSVQSSRRADLMAALSDALIEQLEPKKATEAEDTSGLTPWFQPTVQPSPVQPAGHVVMIIGVNGVGKTTTIAKLGQHYMEHGQSVMFAAGDTFRAAAGAQLEVWGDRLGVPVIQGREGGDPAAVALDGASSRRARGTDLLLVDTAGRLHNQTNLMQELNKVHRVIGKADAGEPAEVWMVLDAVTGQNGLQQAKKFNEAIPLTGVVVTKLDGTAKGGILIPIVRELGVPIKFIGVGEQAHDLQPFNAHEFVEALLAE, from the coding sequence ATGACCGGAGAAGGTACCAACTGGATGACCCGGCTGCGCGGCGGCCTGCAAAAGACCCGCATACAGCTCAGTACGAATGCCGGCCTGCTGGGGCGTGACTTGCGCGGCTACGGGCGTAATGCCGACCTGCTGGATGATCTGGAAGCCGCCCTGCTGGCCGCTGACGTGGGTGGTCCCGCCACCGCCGACATTCTGAGCAGCGTGCAGTCCAGCCGCCGTGCGGATCTGATGGCGGCCCTCTCCGACGCGCTGATTGAGCAACTGGAGCCGAAAAAGGCAACTGAGGCCGAAGACACCAGCGGCCTGACTCCCTGGTTTCAGCCCACGGTTCAGCCTTCGCCAGTGCAGCCCGCCGGACATGTAGTGATGATCATTGGTGTGAACGGAGTGGGCAAAACCACCACCATCGCCAAGCTGGGCCAGCACTACATGGAACATGGCCAGAGCGTGATGTTCGCTGCTGGCGATACGTTCCGCGCCGCTGCCGGGGCGCAGCTGGAAGTTTGGGGCGACCGCCTGGGCGTTCCAGTCATCCAGGGCCGTGAGGGCGGCGACCCCGCCGCCGTGGCCCTTGACGGGGCCAGCTCGCGCCGGGCACGCGGTACCGACCTGCTGCTGGTGGACACCGCCGGACGGCTGCACAATCAGACCAACCTGATGCAGGAGCTGAACAAGGTCCACCGCGTCATCGGCAAGGCCGACGCGGGCGAACCCGCCGAGGTCTGGATGGTGCTGGACGCCGTGACCGGCCAGAACGGACTGCAACAGGCCAAGAAATTCAACGAGGCGATCCCACTGACCGGTGTCGTCGTCACCAAGCTGGACGGCACCGCCAAGGGCGGCATCCTGATTCCGATCGTGCGGGAGCTGGGCGTGCCGATCAAATTTATCGGGGTGGGCGAGCAGGCCCATGACCTGCAGCCCTTCAATGCTCACGAGTTCGTAGAGGCGCTGCTGGCGGAGTGA